A single region of the Gossypium arboreum isolate Shixiya-1 chromosome 12, ASM2569848v2, whole genome shotgun sequence genome encodes:
- the LOC108488535 gene encoding uncharacterized protein LOC108488535 — protein MPLETFKPDHSSGEGDKHTRLLDKEVKDMVSTITRRVVGIHKPGSSHVRDDGDDDLHGVGIITLAGSNAGATMRSEVDEKSSSPHGISLGGEPDEWSTYVNSNFQAVNNSIMFESSYNANDPGVHLDVSDVPEREGKKSTDKHRRGKKIENDSAKAKLTDSD, from the coding sequence ATGCCTCTGGAAACATTCAAGCCTGACCATTCCTCTGGTGAAGGAGATAAGCATACTAGATTACTTGATAAAGAAGTCAAAGACATGGTCTCCACCATTACTCGCCGTGTTGTTGGTATTCATAAACCGGGATCGAGCCACGTCAGAGACGATGGTGATGACGATCTGCATGGTGTTGGAATCATCACGCTTGCAGGAAGCAATGCCGGGGCGACAATGCGAAGCGAGGTGGATGAGAAATCCAGCAGTCCTCATGGGATTTCACTTGGGGGGGAGCCTGATGAATGGAGTACCTATGTTAACAGCAATTTCCAAGCTGTTAACAATTCGATCATGTTCGAGAGCAGCTATAACGCCAACGATCCCGGCGTTCATTTGGACGTCTCAGATGTTCCCGAACGTGAAGGCAAGAAGTCAACAGATAAGCATAGGAggggaaagaaaatagaaaatgatTCCGCCAAAGCCAAACTTACCGATTCCGATTAA
- the LOC108488780 gene encoding WAT1-related protein At3g30340-like, which produces MAELKSCNEWNPFFLMIAIDFSFAVVNILLKKVLDDGMNHLVLITFRLSISTIFLAPIGYFWERNTRPKLTPRILCYLFCSAIVGASLTQYFFLLGIQYTSATFACAFVNMVPVVTFIMALPFRIETVNLKSNSGRAKILGSAICVGGGLLLTLYKGRPLFKHQHSHAVAQTVANVVKLSPSRRAQRWTIGCLALVVGTLLWSSWFIIQSFVGRRYPCQFSSTAIMSFFGAIQSAALSLFTSRDLSMWVLKGKVEIITVLYAGMIGSGLSYVGMAWCVKKRGPVFTAAFSPLVQIMAAMFDIPLLHEQLNLGSLLGSIIVILGLYILLWGKNREMQNCALKIAQEAKEIREQEVQLPVITVACDSSYPQTK; this is translated from the exons ATGGCTGAATTGAAAAGCTGTAATGAATGGAACCCCTTTTTCCTAATGATAGCAATAGATTTTTCTTTTGCTGTGGTGAATATTCTTCTTAAGAAAGTCCTTGATGATGGGATGAACCATTTGGTTCTCATAACATTCCGGTTGTCAATCTCTACAATTTTCTTGGCCCCCATTGGTTACTTTTGGGAAAG GAACACCAGACCAAAGCTCACACCGCGCATTTTATGTTACCTCTTTTGCAGTGCAATCGTCGG GGCCTCACTAACGCAGTACTTCTTTCTCCTTGGAATTCAATACACATCCGCTACATTCGCATGCGCTTTCGTCAACATGGTACCGGTTGTCACGTTTATAATGGCATTACCATTCCG GATCGAAACTGTGAACCTCAAAAGCAACAGTGGAAGAGCCAAAATACTCGGTTCGGCGATTTGTGTCGGAGGAGGCTTGCTACTAACACTTTATAAAGGAAGGCCTTTGTTCAAACACCAACACTCACACGCCGTGGCTCAAACTGTGGCGAATGTCGTCAAGCTGAGCCCTTCTAGAAGGGCACAGAGGTGGACTATTGGTTGCTTAGCGCTGGTAGTGGGAACCCTGTTGTGGTCTTCTTGGTTTATCATTCAATCATTTGTTGGAAGAAGATACCCTTGCCAATTCTCCAGCACTGCAATCATGTCTTTCTTTGGTGCCATTCAATCGGCTGCCTTAAGCTTGTTTACAAGCAGGGACCTTTCCATGTGGGTACTGAAGGGAAAAGTGGAAATCATAACTGTCCTCTATGCA GGAATGATCGGGTCTGGCTTGTCGTACGTCGGCATGGCGTGGTGTGTCAAGAAGAGGGGTCCGGTCTTCACTGCAGCATTTAGTCCACTTGTCCAGATAATGGCAGCCATGTTTGACATCCCGTTACTCCATGAGCAACTAAATCTTGGGAG TTTGTTGGGTTCGATCATCGTCATTCTCGGATTGTATATTCTTCTTTGGGGCAAGAACAGAGAGATGCAGAACTGTGCTTTGAAAATTGCACAAGAAGCCAAAGAGATTAGGGAACAAGAGGTTCAACTACCGGTCATCACGGTTGCTTGCGATTCAAGTTATCCCCAGACCAAGTAG
- the LOC108487849 gene encoding uncharacterized protein LOC108487849, giving the protein MSVPIRADVLGGKKKSSSRGHHRFVGVRQRPSGRWVAEIKDSLQKVRLWLGTFDTAEEAARAYDDAARALRGANARTNFELAGPQLASSSSTNRFSFDKLQPFSFEEACGKGGSDDGDGFIGALKAKLLDGKGLKVLSLANPAVVPPPQRIGNMNLVQGPTSKPDGEVAVGHIEAQWHQPVQSQTPSMTSKIWSNEPSFEAATWGAQMNQVPPNGLFDISTLTAATSTWPLPGTAVSTMDLSFPNQCQIELPVNMPISQINGTTTEGVWSSEQQFLQCDNDTLSGPIGSWGDPYLYVSSVLD; this is encoded by the coding sequence ATGTCAGTTCCCATCCGTGCTGATGTATTGGGTGGTAAAAAGAAGTCATCGTCTAGAGGACACCATAGATTCGTGGGAGTTAGGCAAAGACCATCAGGGAGGTGGGTGGCTGAGATCAAAGACTCTTTGCAAAAAGTCAGGCTTTGGCTTGGAACTTTTGATACCGCCGAGGAAGCAGCTCGAGCTTACGACGACGCTGCTCGGGCGTTGCGTGGGGCTAATGCCCGTACCAACTTCGAACTAGCTGGTCCTCAGTTGGCTTCTAGCTCGTCTACCAACCGCTTTTCATTTGATAAACTTCAGCCTTTCTCGTTTGAAGAAGCCTGTGGGAAGGGAGGAAGTGATGATGGTGATGGGTTTATTGGTGCACTCAAGGCCAAGTTGCTTGATGGTAAAGGGCTTAAAGTCCTTTCACTTGCTAATCCTGCTGTGGTTCCTCCTCCTCAAAGAATTGGAAACATGAACCTCGTTCAGGGTCCTACCAGCAAGCCTGATGGTGAAGTTGCAGTAGGTCATATTGAGGCACAATGGCATCAACCTGTTCAAAGCCAAACACCATCTATGACAAGCAAGATTTGGTCCAATGAACCTTCATTTGAAGCTGCAACATGGGGTGCACAGATGAACCAAGTCCCTCCCAATGGCTTGTTCGATATCTCTACTTTAACTGCTGCTACATCAACATGGCCACTACCAGGGACAGCTGTATCGACGATGGACTTGTCGTTTCCAAACCAGTGCCAAATAGAGTTGCCGGTGAACATGCCGATTTCCCAAATCAATGGAACAACGACGGAAGGTGTTTGGTCATCGGAACAGCAGTTTCTTCAATGTGACAATGACACATTGAGTGGTCCTATTGGCTCTTGGGGGGATCCCTACTTGTATGTTTCCTCTGTGCTTGATTGA